From Microbacterium sp. CGR2:
GCGCCCCGCTGAGCACCGGTCGCAGTTTCGGCCGGGTGCGGAGAGCTCCGGTCGCAGTTTCGGCCGAATTCCGTGGCCTGAGGCGGCACGGACTGCGACCGGAAGGAGAGCGGACGCGGCGGCGGGAACTGCGACCGGAAGCCGGCAGCCGATCCCTGAGGGTCAGTGCGCCGCCGGTGCGGACGGCGCCGGCGGCTGCAGCGGCTCGACGACCACGGCTGTGCCGTACCCGCACACCTCGCTGAAGGTGCCGATCGATCCGGTGTCGAACCGCATCGCGACGACGGCGTTGGCGCCGCGCTGCTGCGCCTCGACCCACATCCGCCCCATGACGACCTGGCGGCTCTCGTACATGACCTGGGTGTACTCCGGGATCTCGCCGCCGCCGAGGGCCCGGAACCCCGCGGTGAAACTCTGGCCGAAGTCGGTCGAGCGCACCGTCAGCCCCATGACCTCTCCCAGCACGCGGGTGATGCGGTAGCCGGGAACGTCGTCGGTCGTCACTATGAACATGACCACATCGTCGCAGAGCGGGCCCTCCGGCGGGAAGGGGTGGGCATCTCTCCCCATGCAACCCCCTCTATGAATTCTCTGTGGAGCGTTAGCGTGAGCATCATGATCATCAACGACCGGAACCCGCGCACCTCGACCCGCCTCCTCCTCGCCCTTCCCATCGCCGCACTCGCCTTCTCCCTCGCCGCGTGCGGCGGCTCGAGTCGCCCCTCCGAAGGGGAGGTCGCCAAGGGACTCGTGCAGTTCTTCGAGTCGCAGGGGCAGGCCGACCTTCTGACCGAGGATGCCTCCGAATGCCTCGCCGAGTACCTCGTCGACTCCGAGCTGAGCAACGAGACCCTGACGTACCTCGCGAACGGCGAGGACAAGCAGAAGGATGAGGCCGACAAGGACCTCACGACGAAGATCATCCAGGAACACGCGCAGGAGTGCACCACCGCTCCCGAGTAAGACCGTCCGACGGCGGGACCGAAGGATGACGGATGCCGTGAGCATCCGTCATCCTTCGTCATATCGGCCCTCGGAATGAAACGGCGCTCCTAGCGTTAGGCGTTATGGCGTGCACTCGGCGCGCCGCGTCTTTTCCTGGAGTTCCCCACCACATGAGCACCACCGCACGCGCCCAGAAGGCGCCAGACACCCGCGGCCCTGTCCGGAAGCTGCTGACCTCGTTCGGCTTCCAGATCCTCGCCGCCCTCGTCCTCGGCATCGCCGCCGGTCTGATCGCCCGCCAGCTCGGCGCGACAGCGGACAGCCCGAACGGCCTGTCCGCGACCCTCGACACCATCGGCAGCTCGTACGTGACGCTGCTGCGCGCGGCCGTCGTTCCGCTGATCTTCACGGCGATCGTCGCCAGCATCTCGAACCTGCGTCGTGTTCAGAACGCCGCACGCCTCGCCGGCCAGACGCTGCTGTGGTTCGCGATCACCGCGTTCATCGCCGTCAGCATCGGCATCGC
This genomic window contains:
- a CDS encoding YbjQ family protein, with the translated sequence MFIVTTDDVPGYRITRVLGEVMGLTVRSTDFGQSFTAGFRALGGGEIPEYTQVMYESRQVVMGRMWVEAQQRGANAVVAMRFDTGSIGTFSEVCGYGTAVVVEPLQPPAPSAPAAH